One window of Rasiella rasia genomic DNA carries:
- a CDS encoding outer membrane beta-barrel protein, with the protein MKKYVCIMTLVLLATLTVNAQETKFGAKAGVNFSGLYGDSVRSLDGQTDFHIGGLANIGLNSWLALQPELVYSRQGYTYNLFGVEATGNLDYINVPVLVDFTVAKGLSLHGGPQFGFNLVGEEDTNAGTIDVEAKSFIVSNAIGAQYQLPDLGLFFQLRYASDFISVFEDNDIEAANSVFSVSVGWFFE; encoded by the coding sequence ATGAAAAAATACGTGTGTATAATGACCTTGGTTCTATTAGCAACGCTTACCGTAAATGCCCAGGAAACTAAATTTGGTGCCAAAGCTGGTGTGAATTTTTCGGGACTTTATGGAGATAGTGTGAGGAGTTTAGATGGACAAACCGATTTCCATATTGGAGGTCTAGCAAACATTGGCCTGAATAGCTGGCTTGCGCTACAACCAGAATTAGTATACTCTAGACAGGGCTACACTTACAATCTTTTTGGTGTTGAGGCAACAGGTAATCTTGATTATATAAATGTGCCTGTGTTAGTAGATTTTACTGTAGCTAAAGGGCTAAGTCTACATGGCGGTCCTCAATTTGGATTTAACTTAGTTGGCGAAGAAGATACAAATGCTGGAACCATAGATGTGGAGGCTAAGAGCTTTATCGTTAGTAACGCTATTGGTGCTCAATATCAGCTACCCGATTTAGGGTTGTTTTTCCAGTTAAGGTATGCGTCAGACTTTATTAGTGTTTTTGAAGATAATGATATAGAAGCAGCAAATTCAGTATTTAGTGTTTCTGTAGGCTGGTTTTTTGAATAG